The following are from one region of the Moritella sp. 24 genome:
- the purL gene encoding phosphoribosylformylglycinamidine synthase, producing the protein MHIMRGAPALSEFRTSKLVERCNDVGLSDITIYAEYIHFVDVTTPLSDNERSVLEKLLTYGPRIAEHAPEGTLLLVTPRPGTISPWSSKSTDIAINCGLSNVKRLERGIAYYISSTTPLTPAQLQTAATLVHDRMMETVFDRLDAAEQLFVQAQARPLKSVDILEGGREALEAANVKLGLALAEDEIDYLIASFTQLNRNPNDIELMMFAQANSEHCRHKIFNADWTIDGQDQDKSLFKMIKNTFEQTGDHVLSAYKDNASVMEGSKAGRFFPDPQTQQYEYHQEDIQILMKVETHNHPTAISPWPGAATGSGGEIRDEGATGRGSKPKAGLVGFSVSNLRIPAFEQPWETDFGKPGRIVSALDIMLEGPLGGAAFNNEFGRPNLLGYFRTYEAEVNSHNGVEVRGYHKPIMLAGGLGNIRDQHVQKGDIPVGAKLIALGGPAMNIGLGGSAASSMDSGQSHEDLDFASVQRENPEMERRCQEVIDRCWQMGEDNPIAFIHDVGAGGLSNAFPELVHDGGRGAQFELRDINNDEPGMSPLEIWCNESQERYVMAVAPENMATFEAICKRERTPFSVVGVATEELHLSVTDSLLDETPIDMPMEVLLGKAPKMHREATTLVTEGEALDFTGVTVKDAAERLLRLPAIAEKTFLITIGDRSVTGLVARDQMVGPWQVPVADCAVTAASFDTYAGEAMAIGERTPLALLNFPASSRMAVAEALTNIAATEIGDLTRINLSANWMSAAGHPGEDAGLYAAVKAVGEELCPELNLTIPVGKDSMSMKTRWEDEGENKEVTSPLSLIITAFGRVTDVRKTVTPQLRTDKGATDLILIDLGNGQNRLGASSLAQVYKQLGQQTPDVDSAEQLKGFFDAMQVLVKEQSLLAYHDRSDGGLFSTVTEMAFAGHCGVDVELDMLGNDDLAALYSEELGAVIQVSSALKEQVLTTLAGHGLAACCHVIGSTNEDDMIRFTRNGENVLAETRTHYRAMWAETTLKMQALRDNPSCAQEEFDLKLDVKDPGLNVNLSFDVNHDIAAPYIATGVQPKMAILREQGVNSQTEMAAAFDRAGFAAQDIHMSDILSGRVNLEDFAGLVACGGFSYGDVLGAGEGWAKSILFNPQARDQFAAFFEREDSFSLGVCNGCQMLSNLGELIPGSELWPRFVTNQSERFEARFSLVEVPKNPSIFLGDMAGSRMPIAVSHGEGRIELRDDAHLQALQNSGTVALNFVDNYGQPTTQYPSNPNGSPLGITGLTTTDGRVTIMMPHPERVFRSVSNSWHPEEWGEDSPWMRMFRNARVNLG; encoded by the coding sequence ATGCATATAATGCGAGGAGCGCCAGCGCTTTCTGAGTTTCGTACTAGCAAGCTAGTCGAACGATGTAATGATGTAGGATTATCGGATATAACAATTTACGCGGAGTACATCCATTTTGTTGATGTAACTACCCCGCTCAGTGACAATGAACGGAGTGTCCTGGAAAAATTGTTGACCTACGGGCCAAGAATTGCAGAGCACGCTCCCGAAGGAACTCTCCTTCTCGTCACTCCTCGCCCCGGCACTATCTCTCCTTGGTCTTCAAAATCTACCGACATCGCAATCAACTGCGGTCTTTCTAACGTAAAACGTCTTGAACGTGGTATCGCGTACTACATCTCTTCAACTACTCCTCTAACACCAGCCCAACTACAAACTGCAGCAACACTTGTGCACGACCGTATGATGGAAACTGTGTTTGATCGTTTAGATGCAGCAGAGCAGTTATTTGTGCAAGCACAAGCGCGTCCATTAAAGTCTGTTGATATTTTAGAAGGCGGTCGAGAAGCACTTGAAGCAGCGAACGTTAAACTAGGTTTAGCATTGGCTGAAGATGAGATTGATTATTTGATTGCGAGCTTTACTCAGTTAAATCGTAATCCAAATGATATCGAATTAATGATGTTTGCCCAAGCAAACTCAGAGCATTGTCGTCATAAGATTTTTAATGCGGATTGGACTATTGATGGCCAAGACCAAGATAAATCATTATTCAAGATGATCAAGAACACCTTTGAACAAACGGGTGATCATGTTTTATCTGCGTATAAAGATAATGCATCTGTAATGGAAGGTTCAAAAGCCGGCCGTTTCTTCCCTGATCCACAAACTCAACAGTACGAATATCACCAAGAAGATATTCAAATTCTGATGAAAGTGGAAACGCATAATCACCCAACTGCAATCTCTCCTTGGCCTGGTGCCGCGACAGGTTCTGGTGGTGAGATCCGTGATGAAGGCGCAACGGGTCGTGGTTCGAAACCAAAAGCAGGTTTAGTAGGCTTTTCGGTATCTAACTTACGTATTCCAGCATTTGAACAGCCGTGGGAAACCGACTTTGGTAAACCAGGTCGTATCGTTAGTGCATTAGACATTATGCTAGAAGGTCCTTTGGGTGGCGCTGCATTTAATAACGAATTTGGTCGTCCTAACCTATTAGGTTATTTCCGTACTTATGAAGCTGAAGTTAACAGCCATAATGGTGTGGAAGTACGTGGTTACCACAAGCCAATTATGCTTGCTGGTGGTCTAGGTAATATCCGTGACCAGCACGTTCAAAAAGGTGATATCCCAGTTGGCGCGAAATTAATCGCACTAGGTGGTCCTGCAATGAACATTGGTTTAGGTGGCAGTGCTGCTTCATCAATGGACTCAGGTCAATCACACGAAGATTTAGATTTTGCTTCTGTACAACGTGAAAATCCAGAAATGGAACGTCGTTGTCAGGAAGTTATCGACCGTTGTTGGCAGATGGGTGAAGACAATCCAATTGCTTTCATTCACGATGTGGGCGCGGGTGGTTTATCAAACGCATTCCCTGAACTAGTACATGACGGTGGTCGTGGTGCTCAGTTTGAATTACGTGATATTAACAACGATGAACCAGGCATGTCACCGCTTGAAATTTGGTGTAATGAATCACAAGAACGTTACGTTATGGCTGTTGCGCCAGAAAACATGGCAACATTCGAAGCTATTTGTAAACGTGAACGTACGCCATTCTCAGTGGTTGGTGTTGCGACTGAAGAGTTGCATTTATCAGTAACGGATTCGTTATTAGACGAAACGCCAATTGATATGCCAATGGAAGTATTATTAGGTAAAGCACCTAAAATGCACCGTGAAGCTACAACACTTGTTACAGAAGGTGAAGCATTAGACTTTACTGGTGTAACGGTGAAAGATGCCGCTGAACGTTTATTACGTTTACCTGCAATTGCTGAAAAAACATTCTTGATTACGATTGGTGACCGCTCGGTAACGGGTTTAGTTGCACGTGATCAAATGGTTGGTCCTTGGCAGGTTCCTGTAGCCGATTGCGCAGTAACAGCAGCAAGTTTTGATACTTACGCTGGTGAAGCAATGGCTATCGGTGAACGTACGCCATTAGCATTGTTAAACTTCCCTGCATCTAGCCGTATGGCGGTTGCTGAAGCATTAACAAATATCGCAGCAACAGAGATTGGTGATTTAACTCGCATCAACCTTTCTGCTAACTGGATGTCTGCAGCTGGTCACCCAGGTGAAGATGCTGGTTTATATGCAGCGGTTAAAGCCGTTGGTGAAGAACTTTGTCCTGAATTGAACCTGACTATTCCAGTCGGTAAAGATTCAATGTCAATGAAGACACGCTGGGAAGATGAAGGTGAAAACAAAGAAGTTACTTCGCCATTATCACTGATTATTACTGCATTCGGTCGTGTGACTGACGTACGTAAAACAGTTACTCCACAGTTACGCACTGACAAAGGCGCGACAGACCTTATCCTTATCGATTTAGGTAATGGTCAAAACCGTCTGGGTGCATCTTCATTAGCACAAGTATACAAGCAACTGGGTCAACAGACGCCAGATGTAGATAGCGCTGAGCAGTTGAAAGGCTTCTTCGATGCGATGCAAGTACTCGTGAAAGAGCAATCTTTACTGGCTTATCATGACCGTAGTGACGGTGGTTTATTCTCAACAGTAACAGAGATGGCATTTGCTGGTCACTGTGGTGTTGATGTTGAACTTGATATGTTAGGTAATGATGATCTTGCTGCACTTTACTCTGAAGAGTTAGGTGCCGTTATTCAAGTATCTTCAGCATTAAAAGAACAAGTACTAACAACATTAGCAGGCCACGGTCTAGCTGCATGTTGTCATGTGATTGGTTCTACAAATGAAGATGACATGATTCGCTTCACGCGTAACGGTGAAAATGTATTAGCGGAAACGCGTACTCATTACCGTGCTATGTGGGCAGAAACAACGCTGAAAATGCAAGCGCTACGTGACAACCCAAGTTGTGCTCAAGAAGAGTTCGACCTTAAACTTGATGTGAAAGACCCTGGTCTAAACGTTAACTTAAGCTTCGATGTGAACCACGATATTGCGGCTCCTTACATCGCAACGGGTGTTCAACCTAAAATGGCAATCTTACGTGAGCAGGGTGTAAACTCGCAAACGGAAATGGCTGCTGCATTTGATCGTGCAGGTTTCGCTGCTCAAGATATTCACATGAGTGATATTCTTAGCGGTCGCGTTAACCTAGAAGACTTCGCGGGCTTAGTTGCTTGTGGTGGTTTCTCTTACGGTGACGTACTGGGTGCAGGTGAAGGTTGGGCTAAGTCAATCTTGTTTAACCCACAAGCGCGTGATCAGTTTGCTGCTTTCTTCGAACGTGAAGACAGTTTCTCACTGGGTGTATGTAATGGTTGTCAGATGTTATCTAACTTGGGTGAACTTATCCCAGGTTCAGAATTATGGCCACGTTTCGTGACTAACCAATCAGAACGTTTTGAAGCACGTTTCAGCTTGGTTGAAGTACCGAAAAATCCGTCAATATTCTTAGGTGACATGGCTGGTTCAAGAATGCCTATCGCTGTATCTCACGGTGAAGGTCGTATTGAATTACGCGATGATGCACATCTGCAAGCACTGCAAAACAGTGGTACAGTTGCGCTTAACTTCGTTGATAACTACGGTCAACCGACGACTCAATACCCATCTAATCCAAATGGTTCGCCATTAGGTATTACGGGTCTAACGACAACAGATGGTCGCGTAACTATCATGATGCCACACCCGGAACGTGTATTCCGTAGTGTGAGCAACTCATGGCATCCAGAAGAATGGGGTGAAGATAGCCCTTGGATGCGTATGTTCC